Proteins encoded in a region of the Rutidosis leptorrhynchoides isolate AG116_Rl617_1_P2 chromosome 9, CSIRO_AGI_Rlap_v1, whole genome shotgun sequence genome:
- the LOC139868229 gene encoding uncharacterized protein, which translates to MKNTSNQKGVESIIVNVYSPHSDSNKQKIWSSLESCVGNQNSEWVLCGDFNEVRDKTERQNCEFVERRAAWFNTFIDNAKLIDVPIGGKLFTRVCDNGIKLIKLDRFLISEKFRNTWGEVSVLALERKMSDHSPIVLRDMAIDFGPKPTKVFNEWLEVEGSSKIIEDCWNEEVDAYRADCRFRKKLKNVKSSLKKWSQKSLGNLEAEVNSLCAEATKWEQIAETRQITNDERLVWMQVRKKWAEMEKIKTNMARQKARIKWF; encoded by the coding sequence ATGAAAAATACTTCCAATCAGAAAGGGGTCGAGTCTATTATAGTCAACGTGTACAGTCCTCATAGCGATTCTAACAAACAAAAAATATGGTCGAGTCTTGAATCTTGTGTAGGTAATCAAAATTCGGAATGGGTGCTTTGTGGTGATTTCAACGAGGTAAGGGATAAAACGGAAAGGCAAAATTGCGAATTCGTGGAAAGAAGGGCCGCGTGGTTTAACACATTTATTGATAATGCAAAGCTAATTGATGTACCCATAGGTGGTAAGCTGTTTACAAGGGTTTGTGACAACGGCATAAAGCTTATTAAGCTCGATCGGTTTCTAATCTCGGAAAAATTTAGGAACACTTGGGGTGAAGTTTCGGTCCTTGCACTAGAAAGGAAGATGTCTGATCACTCTCCTATTGTGCTACGTGATATGGCCATTGACTTTGGACCTAAACCGACTAAGGTATTCAATGAATGGCTCGAGGTAGAGGGATCTTCAAAAATTATTGAAGATTGTTGGAATGAGGAGGTCGATGCTTATAGGGCTGACTGTAGATTCAGAAAAAAGTTAAAAAATGTGAAGTCGTCTTTAAAAAAGTGGAGCCAAAAATCATTAGGAAATCTTGAAGCCGAAGTTAACTCGCTATGTGCGGAGGCTACCAAGTGGGAGCAAATAGCCGAAACTAGACAGATCACTAATGATGAGAGGCTTGTATGGATGCAAGTGAGGAAAAAGTGGGCCGAAATGGAGAAAATTAAAACGAACATGGCTAGGCAAAAAGCTAGAATCAAGTGGTTTTAG